From Vanrija pseudolonga chromosome 1, complete sequence, a single genomic window includes:
- the SPBC460.04c_6 gene encoding Putative alpha-ketoglutarate-dependent sulfonate dioxygenase: MATAVAHQPPAPAAKFHAGKVRHTTSPLDRAAAAEAAQDAAARAFAPPTTVPAYTPSTADLADLLAHSHVHTSPSLGTEFRAPSLAAATDGKPSLSIRDVLDDEARIKALARLVSERGVVFFRDAIITPKEQEVLVHRLGLAGGKPTSSGIHIHPYTLQGEEHGDGILKISSADQGSRALKRQDQASLLNRHKGNLEWHSDISFERVPSDYATLQVRKLPPNGGGDTVWASGYDAYERLSPATRAYLEGLTAYHDGSHFHDNISEHGQKLRDISRGAPENTGPELDAVHPVIRTNPTTGWKTLFVPRNFTRRINELTAAESDNLLEFLWDHVAANHDIQTRFRWEENNLAIWDNRSTYHARTWDTTELREGTRSVSLGERPFFDPQSKGRREALGLDK; this comes from the exons ATGGCCACTGCAGTCGCCCACcagccccccgcccccgcggccAAGTTCCACGCCGGCAAGGTACGGCACACGACCTCTCCGCTCgaccgcgctgccgccgcggaaGCGGCAcaggacgccgcggcgcgcgcgttcgcCCCGCCGACCACGGTGCCGGCGTACaccccgtcgacggccgacctggccgacctgctcgcccaCTCGCACGTCCACACGTCCCCGTCGCTCGGGACCGAGTtccgcgcgccgtccctcgccgccgcgacggacGGCAAGCCGTCCCTGTCTATCCgggacgtgctcgacgacgaggcgcgcatCAAGGCGCTTGCCCGGCTCGTGtccgagcgcggcgtcgtcttcttccgcGACGCAATCATCACGCCCAAGGAGCAAGAGGTGCTCGTCCACCGGCTTGGCCTggccggcggcaagcccACCTCCTCGGGCATCCATATCCACCCGTACACCCTCCAAGGGGAGGAGCACGGCGATGGGATTCTCAAGATCTCGAGCGCCGACCAGGGCAGCCGCGCGCTCAAGCGCCAAGACCAGGCGAGCCTCCTCAACCGCCACAAGGGCAACCTcgagtgg CACTCGGACATCTCGTTCGAGCGCGTCCCGTCAGACTACGCGACGCTGCAGGTCCGCAAGCTCCCGCCcaacggtggcggcgacaccGTCTGGGCGTCAGGCTACGACGCGTACGAGCGGCTGtcgcccgcgacgcgcgcgtacCTCGAGGGCCTGACGGCGTACCACGACGGGTCGCACTTCCACGACAACATCAGCGAGCACGGGCAGAAGCTGCGCGACatctcgcgcggcgcgcccgagAACACGgggcccgagctcgacgcggtgcaCCCCGTGATCCGGACCAACCCCACGACGGGGTGGAAGACTCTGTTCGTCCCGCGCAACTTCACGCGCCGGATCAACGAGCTCACGGCCGCCGAGAGCGACAACCTGCTCGAGTTCCTCTGGGACCACGTCGCGGCCAACCACGACATCCAGACGCGCTTCCGCTGGGAGGAGAACAACCTCGCCATCTGGGATAACAGGAGCACGTACCATGCGCGCACTTGGGACACGACCGAGCTCCGCGAGGGCACCCGGTCGgtcagcctcggcgagcggcccTTCTTCGACCCGCAGAGCAagggccgccgcgaggcgctcggcctggaCAAGtag
- the rho1 gene encoding GTP-binding protein rho1 has product MSGEIRRKLVIVGDGACGKTCLLIVFSKGMFPEVYVPTVFENYVADVEVDGKKVELALWDTAGQEDYDRLRPLSYPDSHVILICFAVDSPDSLDNVQEKWISEVMHFCQGLPIVLVACKKDLRDDPKTIQDLARMNQRPVSRNDGVAVAQKIGAQGYVECSAKTGEGVKEVFQVATRQALTIVNGKKRGNKNGKSGKCVVL; this is encoded by the exons ATGTCCGGCGAGATCAGGCGGAAGCTCGTCATTGTCG gcgacggcgcgtgcGGAAAGACGTGTCT CCTCATCGTCTTCAGCAAGGGCATGTTCCCCGAG GTCTACGTTCCCACAGTCTTTGAGAACTATGTTGCcgatgtcgaggtcgatggaAAGAAGGTCGAGCTTGCTCTCTGGGATACCGCTGGCCAGGAGGACTACGA CCGTCTGAGGCCTCTCTCGTACCCCGACTCGCACGTCATCCTTATCTGCTTTGCCGTTgactcgcccgactcgctcgacaatgtccaAGAAAAG TGGATCTCCGAGGTCATGCACTTCTGCCAGGGCCTCCCCATTGTTCTCGTCGCATGCAAGAAGGATCTCCGTGATGACCCCAAGACCATCCAGGACCTCGCCCGCATGAACCAGCGCCCCGTCTCGCGCAACGAcggtgtcgccgtcgcccagaAGATCGGTGCCCAGGGCTACGTCGAGTGCTCGGCCAAGACTGGCGAGGGTGTTAAGGAGGTCTTCCAGGTTGCTACGCGCCAGGCGTTGACCATTGTC AACGGCAAGAAGCGCGGCAACAAGAACGGCAAGAGCGGCAAGTGTGTCGTTCTCTAA
- the vps901 gene encoding Vacuolar protein sorting-associated protein 9a, with protein MATPPADDTHTSVQGATSEAPAAVAPAPPAPHAHDDDNAASPSPVQQEPSAASASDHPSPSPAVVVDLTSPPRPAAPPAPATGVITSSASTDAVTSPGDAPDNAPSHSTAAEEEETNGHAGDKQDKTTHTTAAADTLAPPSPSSHLSPPSPTTPLTPASSRSTPAPASPSKQPPMSLGSKPLPASPKPAGLAMAESPPRRSSLNAAALKRPALSLVTPAAATPAQRAVSGSGTPPGAPAKAPLGALRTAPDLAEFDPFATPAPAAAGPASAAVPRRPASGSGSNEATPTQARPQPQPHQASRSATPDTPGASTGASRPRRIVRAESGDAESTGDEPVFNFAGFLKDLRSRPADPIARYLKSFLTNFAKKPFTINEQIKLVRDFLSFIAEKMRVVEPWKSQSPAEFDNALEAMEKLVMNRLYPFTFTPQLTNGQTITTDDLERDAVFEQRVRLFSWVRGYHLDVPENEATQGFLGFAEQELLKINHYKAPRDKMICILNCCKVIFGLIRHTAGSDATSADAFVPILIFVVLRAAPENMLSNIEYISRFRNAEKLQGEAGYYLSSLQGAIQFIETMDASSLSNITQEEFESNVEKAIQELPSSPSSPRARSSIPSGNNEISPWATTPGEEPARQLALPATAAALDGTKRFFQRTGDAAKEAVSRPLNTISKILQDMQQQATAESSSESGDDEVVDRWAPGGPRDRQHEHRAHHPHGSMPVAVPAPQYIHGRGEAAPPSHLLAQLGISPGDPTPRYVAWRDACSGTPREPTPDYAAQMHHTLEASHEEYAREQARAANVMTLHQMFPALDEEIVDAVLYSCGDDLGHAIDRWVGVGGVR; from the exons ATGGCCACCCCACcggccgacgacacgcaCACCAGCGTGCAAGGTGCTACGTCAGaagcaccagcagcagtggcgcctgcaccaccagcgccccatgctcacgacgacgacaacgctGCATCCCCATCGCCCGTGCAGCAGGAGCCATCAGCCGCATCAGCCTCAGACcacccctcgccctcgcccgccgtcgtcgtggaccTCACATCGCCACCGCGGCCCgctgccccgcccgcgcccgctaCTGGTGTGATCACATCAAGCGCGAGCACGGACGCTGTGACTTCTCCAGGCGACGCTCCAGACAACGCACCATCACACTCGACAgcggcagaggaggaggagactAACGGGCACGCTGGCGACAAGCAGGACAAGACGACgcacaccaccgccgccgcggacaCCCTCgcaccgccctcgcccagctcccACCTCTCCCCTCCGTCGCCAACAACGCCGCTcacccccgcctcgtcgagaagcACCCCGgcgcccgcctcgccaagCAAGCAGCCGCCCATGTCGCTGGGCAGCAAACCCCTCCCGGCGTCGCCGAAGCCCGCAGGCCTAGCAATGGCCGAGAGCCCGCCCCGGCGGAGCAGCCTCAACGCTGCAGCGCTGAAACGCCCCGCGCTGTCCCTCGTCaccccggccgccgcgacgcccgcccagcgcgccgtctcggggagcggcacgccgcccggcgcgccggccaaggcgccgctcggcgcgctgcggaCAGcgcccgacctcgccgagttTGACCCGTTCGcgacgcctgcgccggccgcagcggGGCCAGCATCAGCGGCTgtgccgcgccgtcccgcgtccggctcgggctcgaacgaggccacgccgacccaggcccgcccgcagccgcagccgcaccAGGCCAGCCGGTCCGCGacgcccgacacgccggGCGCAAGCACGGGCGCgtcccgcccccgccggaTCGTGCGCGCTgagagcggcgacgcggagAGCACAGGCGACGAGCCAGTGTTTAATTTTGCCGGCTTCCTCAAGGACCTGCGCAGCCGCCCAGCTGACCCCATTGCGCGGTATCTCAAGAG CTTCTTAACAAACTTTGCCAAGAAGCCGTTTACGATCAACGAGCAGATCAAGCTGGTGCGCGACTTCTTGAGT TTCATTGCCGAGAAGatgcgcgtcgtcgagccgtgGAAGTCGCAGTCGCCAGCAGAGTTTGACAACGCTCTTGAAGCGATGGAGAAGCTGGTCATGAACCGGCTGTATCCTTT CACGTTCACACCGCAGCTTACCAACGGCCAAACCATCACTACTGATGACCTCGAGAGGGATGCAGTGTTCGAGCAGCGAGTACGCCTGTTCAGCTGGGTGCGCGGTTACCACCTCGACGTGCCAGAGAACGAGGCGACCCAGGGCTTCCTCGGGTTCGCAGAGCAGGAGCTGCTCAAAATCAACCACTACAAGGCGCCACGAGACAAGATGATCTGCATCCTCAACTGCTGCAAGGTCATCTTTGGCCTCATCCGACATACTGCCGGCTCGGATGCCACGAGCGCCGATGCGTTTGTGCCCATCCTCATCTTTGTGGTCCTCCGTGCCGCGCCTGAGAACATGCTCTCCAACATCGAGTACATTTCGCGGTTCCGCAACGCCGAGAAGCTGCAGGGCGAGGCAGGCTACTACCTGTCCAGTTTACAAGGCGCAATCCAGTTCATCGAGACGATGGACGCGTCGAGCCTGTCAAACATCACGCAGGAGGAGTTCGAGTCCAACGTCGAGAAGGCAATCCAGGAActgcccagctcgccgagctcaccaCGCGCACGCTCGTCTATACCCTCTGGAAACAACGAGATTTCGCCGTGGGCCACAACGCCTGGTGAGGAGCCGGCGCGGCAGCTCGCGCTTCcagcgacggcagcggcgctggACGGCACAAAGCGCTTCTTCCAGCGGACTGGCGACGCAGCCAAGGAGGCCGTTTCCCGCCCGCTCAATACCATCAGCAAGATCCTCCAGgacatgcagcagcaggcgaccgccgagagcagcagcgagagcggcgacgacgaggtcgtcgaccgaTGGGCGCCCGGCGGGCCACGCGACAGGCAGCACGAGCACCGCGCGCACCACCCGCACGGGTCGatgcccgtcgccgtcccgGCACCGCAGTACATCCatgggcggggcgaggcggcgccgccgagccatctcctcgcgcagctgggcATCTCGCCAGGTGACCCGACACCAAGGtatgtggcgtggcgtgacGCTTGCAG TGGCACGCCCCGCGAACCGACACCAGACTACGCCGCGCAGATGCACCACACACTCGAGGCGAGCCACGAAGAGTATGCGCGCGAacaggcgcgcgcggccaacGTCATGACCCTGCATCAGATGTTCCcggccctcgacgaggagattgtcgacgCGGTGTTGTACTCGtgtggcgacgacctcgggcaCGC